The following DNA comes from Methanothrix sp..
TACCTCGGCATCCTCAGGATCGACCTTGACTCAGCCCTCTGGTTTTATCTGGCCCGCCTCACCGCCTCCCTCTTTCTCCTCCTGGTTGGCATCTCCCTCACCCTGAGCCATTCCCGGGCAGTTCTGACCGGACAGCTGAGCCAATACCCATCCAGGCTCTGGAAGAGGAGCCTGTGGATTCTCTGCCTGGCCCTGGGAGTTACCTCTGTGACCTATATTCTCATCGGGAGGGGCTACATAATCTTTGGAATCCTTCACCTCATATCCATCTCCATTCTACTGGCCTATCCCCTGCTCTCCCTGGGCAGGATGAACATCGCCTTGGGGCTGGGAGCGATCCTGCTGGGACTGCATATCCAGGGGATGGAGGCAGACTCCCTCTGGCTCATCTGGCTGGGCCTGGCCCCCCGCGGCTTCGTCTCCCTGGACTACACTCCCCTATTTCCCTGGTTTGGAATGGTGCTGATGGGCATGGCTGCAGGATCGTTGCTCTACCGGGACCTCTCCCGCCGCTTTCCTCTCCCAGAAGCCTGCGCATGCGCGCCGGCAAAAGGGCTCTTATTCCTGGGCAGAAACTCTCTGGCGGTCTATATTCTCCATCAGCCTCTTCTGCTTCTCCTGATCTATCTGCTGGATGGCCGCTCTCCCCTCCCCTTTGTCCTGGCAGCGAATTGGGGATTGGGCCCTTAATGTTATCTATCAGCAGAGCTATCACAAGAGGCATGAAATTTGAAGAATGCACCATCAACCGCAAAGGGGTGCTCGTAGTGGGAGGGATAATCGTGGACCTGATCGCCAAATCTGCGCGTTTCAAGCTGGTCAACGACAATCTCTGCTTTCCCTTCGACTCCAAGATAACCCTGGATGAGCTCAATCAGGATACCGGTGGCTCAGCCCATAACCTGGCCACCAACCTGGCAGAGCTGGGCACAACCACCTACATCCTCGGCTCAGTGGGCAGGGACGACCACGGGGAGGAATACCTGAGAAATCTTAGGATTCATGGTGCTATCACCAAGTATGTCACCCTGAAGAAGGGGCTGACGGGGATATCTTTGGTCTTCCTCTACAATGGTGAGAAGACCGTCCTGACCAGCAGAGGGGCCAATGACCTCCTGGGAGAGGAGGATCTCAATCTCGAGGTCTTTGATAGGGTCGATACCCTGGTCCTGACCAGCCTGATAAGCGAGAAGAACATGGCGCTGATGAGAAAGGCCGTAGAGGGGGCGAAGAAGAGGGGAATCTACATCGTCGTGAACCCCAGCATGAGCATGGTCACCCACAGACCGGAGG
Coding sequences within:
- a CDS encoding carbohydrate kinase family protein, which codes for MKFEECTINRKGVLVVGGIIVDLIAKSARFKLVNDNLCFPFDSKITLDELNQDTGGSAHNLATNLAELGTTTYILGSVGRDDHGEEYLRNLRIHGAITKYVTLKKGLTGISLVFLYNGEKTVLTSRGANDLLGEEDLNLEVFDRVDTLVLTSLISEKNMALMRKAVEGAKKRGIYIVVNPSMSMVTHRPEELRYAMQNSQVIIMNGKESMLITGEKDVDSAIKKLKEYGAETVIVTLDVRGALVLDDERSFRVPAYKVKVVDTTGGGDSFTAGFIHAKYKGYSNEEAVKFASAVAALNIITPGASTDLPSEEDVVEFMKRAEPLEP
- a CDS encoding heparan-alpha-glucosaminide N-acetyltransferase yields the protein MNYGQSSQMARLWEVDLIRGMAVVSMVIFHLAFDLNYLGILRIDLDSALWFYLARLTASLFLLLVGISLTLSHSRAVLTGQLSQYPSRLWKRSLWILCLALGVTSVTYILIGRGYIIFGILHLISISILLAYPLLSLGRMNIALGLGAILLGLHIQGMEADSLWLIWLGLAPRGFVSLDYTPLFPWFGMVLMGMAAGSLLYRDLSRRFPLPEACACAPAKGLLFLGRNSLAVYILHQPLLLLLIYLLDGRSPLPFVLAANWGLGP